Part of the Angustibacter luteus genome, GACGTCGGTGCCGCGGGCCGTCTGCGCGCTCACCCGCCAGGTGTACAGGCCGTCCGGGGCGGGCCCGCCGCCGTCCAGCAGCCCGTCCCACGTCACCTCGATCCGCCCGGCGGTCCCCGCATCGGCGAAGTGGCGTACCACCTGGGAGCCGGACAGCAGGTCGACCGTGACCGGTCCGAGCGTGGGCACCGACGTGGTCACGTGCAGGGTCCAGCGGTCCTGGTTGCCGTCGCCGTTGGGCGAGAACCCGGTCGGCGCACTCAGGTCGACCGGGACGACCCGAGACGCTCGGCCCAGCGGCAGCGGCGCGACGCGGACCCGGAGGTCCGCGCCCACCCACGCCAGCCGGCCGTCGCGCAGCTCGACCGCGCGGACATCCGGGTTACGCCTCGCGACCGCCACGTCGACCGGCACCGGGTCGGCCGCCCGCAGGTCCATCACCCGCAGCACGCCGACCCCGGAACCGGAACCGGCGCCGTCGGGCGACGGGTCGACCCAGGCGACCACGCCGTCCTCGACGGCGAGCGCCGGCGGCTTCGCCGACCCGGACGCCGGCAGGGCCGGCGCGGTGCGGACCAAGGCCCCGGTCAGCGTGCGGATCTGCAGGGGTCCGGTGGTGGGCTGCACCAGGAGCTGGTCGCCCCACAGGCCCAGCTGCGCCGGGCAGCCGGCGGTGCAGGCCGGCGGGACCACCCGGACCGGCGGCCAGTGCAGCGGGTCGCTCCGCAGCACCTCGCCCCTCGTCGTCCCCCAGACCGCCTCGTTGCCCCACACGACGGCCGTGACGGCGCCCTCGAGGTCAGGGCCGATCGGCCCCTCGTCCCAGCCCACCCAGCTGTTCCCGAGCACCACCGCGTCGCCGGCGCCCTCAGGGTGGACGTCGTCGCCGTAGCCCAACCAGCCCCGAGGGCTCGACCCCGAGGTCAGGTCCACCACCGCGGACGCTCCCCCAGCCTGCACGACCACGTGCGAGTCGACCGCGGCCAGCCGAACCGGGAAGGACGACGGCTTGGGCAGCACCCGCGCGGGACCGATCGTCCCGTCCGCGCCCACCGGCTGCGACGAGATCTCGCTCGAGCGCGTCCCGGCCGTGACCTCCACCGCGAGGTTCAGGCCGTCGAAGGCGAAGGCCCCGACCGGGCGGACCGGCGGCCGCAGGTCCCCGATCCGGGTGGGCACCCCGGTGGCGGACACCCGGTAGATCCCGGTCCGCTCCACCGGCCACCGTGCCGCCATGACGACGTCAGTGCCGTCCGGGACGACGGAAGCGGCGTTGAGCCCGACGTCGACCACGCCGGTCAGGTCGGCGCGCGCGACCCGGGCGAAGGTCGGGTCGCTGTCGGGTGTCGTCGACCCCGGTCGGGTGCCGACCCAGGCGGTGACTCCCGGCGTGATCGCGAGCTGGCGGACGTCGGGCGCCTCGACCGACACGGGTGACCCGCCGACCTTCGCGACCCGGTGGACCAGCGCTGGCTCCGCCGGAAAGGTGCCGCTCGCGACGTGCGCCGGCGTGTACCAGGCCACGTCGTCGCCGGCGACCGCCGCGAGCTGGGGCTGGACCTGGTCGCTCGCCACGACGACGGGGGTCGTGCCGTCGAACGGCACCCAGGCGACGAGGCCCTGCAGGGTCAGGGCGACCCCGTCGGCATCGGCTGCACCCAAGCTGCTCAGCGTGGAGGGCAAGATGCAGCCGCACACCAGCGGCACCGTCGACCCGTCGCCCAGGTGCCGGCGCAGCTGGCCGGTCGGGCGGTCGAGCTCGACCCAGCCGTCCGGGGTCGCGGCTACGACGCTCACTCCGGAGGGCAGCGCGGCCACCGTCCGGGTCTCGAGGTCGAGCGAGTACCAGGCCGATCCGCGTCCCCTGGCCAGGACGTGGCTCGCGGAGACCGAGCTGGTCAACGTCGTGGTGTCGCCCTTCACGATGGTGCGCACGTCGGGCCCGACACCGTCGTGCCACCAGAGCGACCAGGTGCCGCTGTCGTCCGGCTGCCACAGCAGCTGCTGGCCGCCGTGGCTCGCGACCACGGTCGAGCCCAGGCCCCGGGCCAGCTGGGCGGGGAGGACGACGGTGCCAGGCGGGTCGTCGGGTGGCGCCGCCGGCGCCGCGACGGAGGGCACCGCGATGAGCAGCGTGGCGAGCACCGCGCTGACCACGGCACCGATGACGGTCAGCGCTGACGCCGGTCCCCGTCTCATCGGACCTGGAAGGCGATGGCGTCGAGGTAGAGGTAGGGCCGACCCCGGGTTGCCAGGTTCTGGACCTCGACCAGGTGGACGGCGAGCGAGCGGGTGCTCTGGTACACCGAGACCCGGCGCCGCACGCTGCGCGAGTAGGTGTCCACGGTCAGCCAGGGGCCCCGGTCGACGCGGATCCGCACCTTGCCGCACTGCGGGCAGGTCGTCACCAGCACCCGGACCCGGTTCGACTTCTGCCAGGGCTTGGACCAGGCCACCCCGTCGGGCCGCCCCGACCGGTGCTGGGTCCCCATGAACGCGCCGCTGACGTGCTGGGCCACCCAGGCTCCCGCCTGCCCGTCGTACTGGACCTGGTAGCGCGTGGAGTCGTCGAAGGGGATCGTCATGGTCGACCAGGGTGACCAGGCTCCGGCGACCTCCCCCGCGACCACCGCCCGTGCCCGGAACCGCCACACCCGCGCCCCGACCCCGTTGCAGCGGTTCGGGTTGAAGGTGAGGTGGGTGCTGGTGGTCACCAGCAGCTCGCAGCCCAGGTCCCAGCGCACGGCCGGCGACGCGTCGCCCCACGGCTGGACGTCGACCTCGTAGCGGGCCGGCGGCGACCAGCTCGGCTGCGGCGTGGTCGGCCGCCAGCTGATCGGCACCAACGCGGACGACGACACCGTCGTGCTGACCTCGGGCACGGACAGCACGACGGCGGGCGCGGTCCGGCGGAGCACCACCGTGCCCGTGGCGGCGGGCGTGGTCGTGCCCCCGTTGCTCCGGCCGGTCAGCTGCCACCGGTAGGCACCCTCGGCGGCCGGCTGCCCGGCGTCCGTGGTGCCGTCCCAGTCCAGGTCGATGCGCGCGTCGGCGGCAGAGGTGGTGACGGTGCGGACCGCGGTGCCGTCGCCCGCCCGGATGGTCAGCGTCACCGCGTCGAGGGGCTGGGTGCCGGTGGCGTGCACCGACCAGGTGTCGAAGGCGCCGTCGCCGTTGGGTGACAGGACCGTCCCGGCCGTGAGCCCGAGCAGCCCGACGGCCGGCGCGCGGGTGATCGGGGAGGCCGCGAGCCGCAGTCCGCGGTCCTGGGCGGACACCCAGGCGAGGCGTCCGCCGCGCAGCTGCACGGCGCGGACGCCGGGATCCCGGCGGGCCCGGGCGACGTCGGTCGGCTGCGGGTCGGCGACGGTCAGGTCCATGACGCGCAGTACGCCGTTGCGGCCCGCGGTCTGCTCGACCCAGGCGAGCACGCCGTCCTCGAGCGTCAGCGCGGGCGGGTTGGCCGTGTCGGCCGCCGGGATCGCGGGCAGGGTCCGGACCAGGCCGCTGTCGGACGTGCGCCGGACCTGCAACGAGCCGACCAGCGGCTGGACCACCAGGACGTCCCCCCAGATCCCGACCAGGGCGGGGCAGTCGGCCGCGCAGGCGGCCGAGAGCACCTCCTGCGCGGCGGCACCACCGGTCTGCCGCCACACCTGGCCGCGGCTGGTCGACCACACCACGGTGCGGTCGAACACCGCCCAGGTCACGGCGCCGGGCAGCGTCGTGCCGCCACTCGGGTGGTCGGGCGTGGTGAGCCTGCCCTGGACGACCGCGGTGTCGGCGGACACCTCGGCCAGCGCCGGACCGGAACCGTTGACCCAGC contains:
- a CDS encoding FlgD immunoglobulin-like domain containing protein, whose product is MRRPVVTFAALAAVVVGAIVPLAARPAAALPADGSPGYAAPDPTVTDPAGTVRVPRVAQLSPAGRSVLGAYAGTRALLQPDLDGECRLWWQTDDAAPVPSELALGPGTCLVQGNAISVSGPHVLARLVGTTTVRTYSIHLDTRTVTQVAISDLVTATPDGWVKLVRSPTPVLQRVVEGGATSTLTLDFTLTNAQTSGNPFGRAAVAAADSDGMVLVAFASDPAQTGVRYIPFDGGPTTLLATTRGVPFGFSLAGADAAWQTAAVAATDTAPALLPTIHRVRRTGGDDRTLALPNTFEQIDQTAITPDATYWIGRTSVVVIPGDGSNRVAYRAGADLSGATKLSGMNATSMAAEGDHVVMVDELPIADAGLYRVSAVGEPTVLAATTSPAQPVRGFAFDGRHLVDDRVPNERQTFRSETTSRTVSSAGTLGQPVQVQGQYPTESFAVAVDAGRAVLASTSATDDVDLTHPSGSQSWVNGSGPALAEVSADTAVVQGRLTTPDHPSGGTTLPGAVTWAVFDRTVVWSTSRGQVWRQTGGAAAQEVLSAACAADCPALVGIWGDVLVVQPLVGSLQVRRTSDSGLVRTLPAIPAADTANPPALTLEDGVLAWVEQTAGRNGVLRVMDLTVADPQPTDVARARRDPGVRAVQLRGGRLAWVSAQDRGLRLAASPITRAPAVGLLGLTAGTVLSPNGDGAFDTWSVHATGTQPLDAVTLTIRAGDGTAVRTVTTSAADARIDLDWDGTTDAGQPAAEGAYRWQLTGRSNGGTTTPAATGTVVLRRTAPAVVLSVPEVSTTVSSSALVPISWRPTTPQPSWSPPARYEVDVQPWGDASPAVRWDLGCELLVTTSTHLTFNPNRCNGVGARVWRFRARAVVAGEVAGAWSPWSTMTIPFDDSTRYQVQYDGQAGAWVAQHVSGAFMGTQHRSGRPDGVAWSKPWQKSNRVRVLVTTCPQCGKVRIRVDRGPWLTVDTYSRSVRRRVSVYQSTRSLAVHLVEVQNLATRGRPYLYLDAIAFQVR